One genomic region from Muriicola soli encodes:
- a CDS encoding MoaD/ThiS family protein codes for MTILLFGITRDIVGGPTIEVPEDKTTSISSVEKLKQYVFDQFPALNRLSSIAVAVNNEYANDHTPLIETDEIALIPPVSGG; via the coding sequence ATGACGATACTATTATTCGGGATTACGCGTGATATTGTCGGAGGTCCTACGATTGAAGTTCCGGAAGACAAGACAACCTCAATTTCATCCGTTGAGAAGCTCAAACAATATGTATTTGATCAATTCCCGGCTTTAAACAGACTAAGTTCGATTGCAGTTGCGGTAAATAATGAATACGCGAACGACCATACTCCTTTGATAGAAACTGATGAGATTGCCTTGATTCCGCCAGTCAGTGGGGGATAA
- the moaA gene encoding GTP 3',8-cyclase MoaA yields the protein MLIDNHNRQINYLRLAVTDRCNLRCHYCMPAEGINFAKNKNLLTIKELKLLAETVVDQGIDKIRITGGEPFVRKDLMELLRHLASLSGIKELSMTTNATLIGPYIQELKDLGITNINLSLDAINRETFEKITRRDQYDVVFGNLMKMIEEGFNLRINFIVLENQNVQDLIPILKLQEHYPVSVRYLEEMPFNGGTKEFEAITWNYKKILDYVRSHYPELKKLESPKTSTSINYKIPGHAGSFGIIPSFSRTFCGSCNRLRITATGDVITCLYGKPKMNVRELLRGENPESELRTSIEKVIGMRAKTGFDAQREHQGVFENSMTSIGG from the coding sequence ATGCTGATTGACAACCATAATAGACAAATCAACTACCTGCGGCTAGCCGTTACAGATCGGTGTAATCTGAGGTGCCATTACTGTATGCCTGCTGAAGGCATTAACTTCGCTAAAAATAAAAACCTCCTCACCATTAAGGAGCTTAAATTGTTGGCGGAAACCGTGGTAGACCAAGGGATTGATAAGATCAGAATTACAGGAGGTGAACCTTTTGTGCGCAAAGACCTGATGGAACTCTTGAGACATCTCGCATCCCTGTCGGGGATCAAGGAATTATCCATGACGACTAACGCAACCTTAATCGGGCCGTATATTCAGGAATTAAAGGATTTGGGAATAACCAATATCAACCTTAGCCTGGATGCCATTAACAGGGAAACCTTTGAAAAAATCACCAGAAGAGACCAGTACGATGTTGTTTTTGGAAATCTCATGAAGATGATAGAAGAGGGATTTAACCTGAGGATCAATTTTATTGTACTGGAAAATCAGAATGTACAGGATTTGATTCCCATCCTGAAGTTGCAGGAGCATTATCCGGTCTCTGTTCGTTATTTGGAAGAGATGCCTTTTAATGGAGGGACTAAGGAATTTGAAGCTATTACATGGAATTACAAAAAGATACTGGACTATGTGCGATCACATTATCCCGAGCTTAAAAAGTTAGAATCCCCAAAGACCTCCACTTCCATCAACTATAAAATACCTGGTCATGCAGGCAGTTTTGGAATCATACCTTCGTTTAGCCGAACGTTTTGTGGGAGTTGTAACCGCCTGCGGATTACAGCCACAGGCGATGTGATTACCTGCCTTTACGGTAAACCTAAAATGAATGTCAGGGAACTTCTCAGGGGTGAAAACCCGGAATCGGAATTGCGAACTTCCATTGAAAAAGTAATTGGCATGCGAGCTAAGACAGGTTTTGATGCTCAACGGGAGCACCAGGGTGTATTTGAAAATTCAATGACTTCAATAGGAGGCTAG